The Amycolatopsis viridis genome window below encodes:
- a CDS encoding Bax inhibitor-1/YccA family protein has translation MRSTSNPAFRNLPTGGAGYGSYGPNVGFNQPQGMPGYGMPSGYGGPQAPSAERPMTVDDVVIKTGASLATALITGVLAATWAMSQAHARALGPVLGLMVGGMLVGLVLSLIMIFRRKPSGPMTLLYSAAEGVFLGAITGLFEFIYPGIALQAIVGTAGVFITMLVVYKTGAVKVTPKLTKWIIGATAGAAILMLFNLIMSLFGVNTGLRDGHPLAIIFSLLVIGIAAFNFLLDFDMTDQMIRQGMPARWAWFAAFGLMTTLVWLYLEILRLLSYLQND, from the coding sequence GTGCGTTCCACAAGCAACCCAGCGTTCCGCAACCTGCCTACCGGCGGCGCGGGATACGGCTCCTACGGGCCGAACGTAGGCTTCAACCAGCCCCAGGGCATGCCCGGGTACGGCATGCCGTCCGGCTACGGCGGCCCCCAGGCGCCGTCGGCCGAACGCCCCATGACGGTCGACGACGTGGTCATCAAAACCGGTGCGAGCCTGGCCACCGCCCTGATCACCGGCGTGCTCGCCGCCACCTGGGCGATGTCCCAGGCCCATGCGCGCGCGCTCGGCCCGGTCCTGGGGCTGATGGTCGGCGGCATGCTCGTCGGTCTCGTGCTGTCGCTGATCATGATCTTCCGGCGGAAGCCGAGCGGCCCGATGACGCTGCTGTACTCGGCGGCCGAAGGTGTCTTCCTCGGTGCGATCACCGGGCTGTTCGAGTTCATCTACCCGGGCATCGCGCTGCAGGCGATCGTCGGCACGGCGGGCGTGTTCATCACGATGCTGGTGGTCTACAAGACCGGTGCGGTGAAGGTCACGCCGAAGCTCACCAAGTGGATCATCGGTGCGACGGCCGGTGCTGCGATCCTGATGCTGTTCAACCTGATCATGAGCCTGTTCGGGGTGAACACCGGCCTGCGGGACGGTCACCCGCTCGCGATCATCTTCAGCCTGCTCGTGATCGGCATCGCGGCGTTCAACTTCCTGCTCGACTTCGACATGACGGACCAGATGATCCGCCAGGGCATGCCGGCCAGGTGGGCGTGGTTCGCCGCCTTCGGCCTGATGACCACGCTGGTCTGGCTCTACCTGGAGATCCTGCGCCTGCTGTCGTACCTGCAGAACGACTAG